A region of the Chryseobacterium cucumeris genome:
TATCTGTTTTCATCCAATCAACAATGTAAGTGTAGAAAATGCAAAGGCGCAATTGTATTTATAATGGCGTGTTTGTAAAGTGAAAAGAGTTATTTCTGCTGCCGTTTACTTTAGCATATTTCAAGGCTTCAGAAATAGATATATTATAAATCAAAGCTTTGCACCTTTGCGGTTTTCCTCCTTATATTTTCGTTGAGATTATTTTTGTTTTTTTAGATTTAAAATTTGAATGCAAAATTGGCAAGAATTTCTCTTGGCTTCTGTGGCTGTCCGTAGAAGTTCCAGTATTTTTCATTCAGCGCATTATTCATTTTCAGACCGATTCTGTATTTTTTCCTGTCATAAAAAACTGTAGCACCTACCGTAGTATAAGAAGGAGCAAGAAAATGATTGGTGATGTTGATATAGGTCTGGTCTACAAAATTAAATCCGGCTCCGAAACCAAGTCCTTCATATGCACCATCCATAATTTTGTAGCTTGTCCATAGATTGGCAACATGTTTTGGAGTCCAGGCAATTCTTTTTCCGCTGTCTTTGCTGCGGTCATCATATTTGTTATCGTTATAACCATATCCGGCAACGATATTCCATCCTTTGAAAGGGTTGGCAATGATGCCTATTTCCAGTCCCTGACTTTTGATATTCCCATCCTGAATACTTCCTATTCCGCCTGGATCTGCAACCAGTCTGTTTTTAACATTAATATTATAGTAACTCACGGTCGTCAGTAGTTTTTTATGGAACAGATCCACTTTAAAACCAGTTTCAATCTGATTTCCCTGTTCAGGATCCCACTTTGTCAGGATACCCACTTCATTCAGTGATGGAGCATAGTTTTTAAATCCATTCACATAATTGGCAAAGAATGAGATCTGATCTTTTACAATTTCATACACCAATCCGAACTTTGGTGAAAACTGGGTCTGGCTGTAACCGGAAACTTTATTTTCAGGATATCCGTTTTTGGTAGAGATCTCTACACCATTTACCACCATATCATCATTTTTATAGCTGTCTACTCTCAAACTGGCCATTACCAGCAAATTATCTGTGATATTTAAAACATTGGAAATATAACCGCTGATGGTTCTGAATCTTGTAATATCCGATTCTGTGGATTTTCTTTCCTTATTCATGAATTTGTTTCTTGAGATAGGATCCCATGCGGAAGAGCTGTCGAGATTCACTTTATCATAAGGCATGAAAACATTACTGTATCCGTTGGCCTCATAGTAAGGGAACTGATATTTTGTTGTTTGCTGGAAGTAATCTATTCCTACTACCAGACGGTTTCTTAACCCTGCTATTTTAAAATCTCCTGTAAAATTCTGCTGGATATTGTCTGTGGTCACTTTAAAGCTGTCAAAAGGACGGATCATTCTTTCTACCTGATTATTATTCAGATATCTGAGTACTAAAAAGATAGATTCGCTTTCATTGGCTTCTCCTCTTTGGTAAGATGTCCTTGACGTCCACTGGTCATTGAATTTATGGGTAACCTCAGCCATCGTTACAAAGTTGGTTCTTTTGGAGCCGATATCATTACTAGTAAACGCTCTTTTGTAGGCTACTTCCAGGTCTTTCATGGAGTGTAAGGTCAGCTTTTCTGAGTTTCTTACATAAGCATTCAATGTTTTATCCGGAGCATGGAACTCGGTATCAAGTGTCACTGTGGTTTTGTCGCTTACTTTATACAGAACGCTTCCGGAGAAGAATAATCCTTTGTTATACCCTGCATCCTGAAAAGAATCCTGGGAATAGGCTGCCACATTGAATCTTGCCAAAGCTGTTTTTTCTTTGTTCAAAGGGGTGTTTACATCGGCTGTGATTCTGTTCATTCCCCAGCTTCCGGTGGTATAATTGATAATTCCTCCGAAATTTTCCTGTGGTTTTTTCGTAACGATATTCACCACACCGCCATAATTGGCTAATGTTCCTCCGAATAAAGTTCCGGATGGACCTTTTATTACTTCTACTCTCTCGATATTAGCGATCTCAGACTGCACTCTTGGGTTTTGAGTCAGTCCGTTTCTGAAACTGGCATTGGAACTGAAACCTCTCATAAAAATATCATTTCCACTGTCGTTTACACTATTGCTTACGACCACTCCTGGAGCAGAAGCCATCGCTGTGTTGAAATCCATGGCTCCCATTTCACTGATGATTTCTTTGGGAACAAGATTATAAACAGTAGGGTTTTCAAGATTTTCCAGAGGAAGCCTTGCGATAGATTCAGATTTTTTTGTTCTGTAATTGTGAGTTCCCTGGAGCGATACGGATTGAATTTCAGCCACTTTAATGGTATCTGTTTGCTGGGCACTCAGCATCGTTACGGCTAATAGAGCTGCAGAAATAATAGTTTTTTTCATGTTTATAATTAAGTTAGTTCTACAAAATTATTTTATTTTTATTAATTCTAAATAAAAACATGACACAAATCATAAAACTTCTACCATAGAATAGCCTATAAATAAAGGGTTTTCGAAAATTCCGAAAACCCTTTATTCAATCAATATATAAGTTTTTTTATTTATTTTTCCAATTTTTAATCATTTTCATATAGCGATCAATATTAATTTTTTCCTCCCGCAAAACATTACCTTCTATTTCTTTTGCGTTTGTATTATCCGCATACACAATTGTTTTGCCCAATACGGGATATATAATGAATAATGAGTCAAAAGTTTTGCCACAGCTTTCATTATAATAATTTTTCTCAATAACAATCTTCTTTATTTTTTCATTTTCAGAAAAAAAATATCTTTTGGTATTTTCTCCACATTCTGGATGATTATTAAACTCAAGACCTTTTAATTTTCCATCTTTAAGATAGGCATAAGCAGGATGTAAAATATCACCATTGGATAAAACCTGATCAGAATCAAAAACAAATTTTTCAAATTCTTTTTTGTAATTTTTGCTAACAGGATTACATTGAAATAGTAATAGCAGTCCGAAAATACTCAGGACACAATTCTTTTTTACCATAAGGCCAATAAAAATAAAGGTAACTTATTGCTAAAGTTTTAATTTAACTGTCTTATATAACAGCAGCGGCCATCATCGACATATAATAATTGGCGCAATGCAGTGCATTAATTAAAACGATTTCTTTTTCCGGAAGGGTTTCATAGGCATCAGAGGTGGTGATCTGGTATTCGTAATTCATAGAAGTCCATTTCAGATGGGGTTTTATGATCATCAGCTCGATGCCGTCCTGAGCTGTAAGGACAAATGATTCTTTAAAAATGCCTCTGTGTTTAAAAAGATAGCCATTCTTCACGCCGTCAAAATAAGTCTGCACTACAATTTCCCCGTTCCAGTTCATTCTGAATTTCAGAAGGACTCTTTCCTGATCTTTCAGCTCAATGGTAGTTCCCCAAAAACCTTTCGGCTCTACCTGATAGATCTTACCATTTGCAATTTCAATGACAGCATTAAATTTAAACCAACTTGTGTAAGCAAGTTTCCCAATTAATTTTTCTTCTTTTGTAATTTCAAAAGTTAAAGAATTGCTTGATTTTGCATAATATTCTGCCATGGTTATATTTTGATTTGGTGGAATTGTATTAGTTTTTAAATAATAATAACAGCTTGAATTTTAACGCTCTAATTTATAAATAATTCGGCAAACATAAATGCATTTTTAGGTTGATGTGATTAAAATAATTGATAATTAATCGAAAGTTGTGTGTTTTCAATCAAGTTTTTCATAATAATGGTTTGAATCTGCATTTAGACTAATTTTAGGCTTTTCAAAAATCCCATTTAAAAAATAGGTTTTGTAAGCAGCTGGTTGACCAAAATCAGTATAATGAAGTTCTATTTCAGGATTTATTCCATTATATAATTTATATGTACCCATTCCATAAAATTTACTTCTAAATGTATTGTCTTCATATAAAACTAAAGTATCAGCAGTGTGAGGAGCTTCCACACAGCAAATTGGCTTATCAAAATTCATGTTAATATATTTTCCATAGATATCCTGCTTTTTTAATGGAAAATTGATATTGAGAATACATATAACTCCTAATACAAAAGTGAGCGCAAATAGTGTTTTTTTCATAGAATAATTGATAATACCACAATATTCTTTTTAACCGAAATATTGACTAAACTAAATTATAGAATTTATATAGAAAAACCTCATAAATTGCTGAAATGTATGAGGTTTAAACTGTTTTTCAGATCAATTTCATTTAATCTTTGTAAGTGTCATTGTTTCATCATGATCTATACTTTCAGGCCGTTTCCCATTCATGTTGATCAGCATAAGGAATTTTGAATCGTTAACAGGTACGATAATTCCTAGCAGTCTTCCTTTTTCCTGATTATCTTTTAGTGCAATAAAATCAATATGAATTGGTGTCGTTTCCACATCAATTTTATATTTGAGTTCACCCTTTTGTCCATTATTAGGACCTCCGTGAATGATAAAATTCTTGCCGTCAATTTCTTCCCCGTTAATTGTAATAGATACATATCCATCTTTAGTAAAGCCTGCTTTGCCTTTACTCTTCCAGTAATCAATGGATTCCCAGTTTCCAACAATATTAAACTGGGATTTTTGAGCTTTGGCCTGAAAACCCATAATAAGTATAAACGCTATTACGCTTTTTAGAAAAGTCTGTTTTATTTTCAAATAAAAATTCATAGTAAACTTTTAATTAATTTTATAAACATAACCCTTACTGATATATCTGCTTTTATTTATTAATTCTGAAGGATAAAAAATGGTTCCATTAATCTCAACACTTTTAATCCTATATCTCCAACTACCATTATGGCTTGTGTAAATTTTTGTTGTTGAATTTGGATAAAGTTCAAGGACAATGGAAGAATCTTTTATTTCTATTTTTTCAAGAGACTTTGGATTTTTGATTTTATAGAAAGATCGAGGGGACAATATTCTATTTTCATAATTAAATGCAAAGCTATTAACCTCATTATCAATTGATTTTGAGATAGGATAACTGTAATTGATCTTAATTATTTTTTTAGATCCAGTCAGGTTTTGAATATAGAAATCAGTTATCCAGGAACATCCTGAAAGCACTGTTATGAAAATACAACATAGAAATCCTATCGTAATTGATTTTATACTCATTATATTGAAGTTTAAATGGCTTTTGCAAAAATAAACAGAATCCTCTCTGTTTAGATTAAATGATAAAAAAATTCCGCAAGAAAACTTGCGGAATTTAAGTATTTATTCTGGCTCGAAATTACATTGTCTCCATTTTGAAGCTCATGCTTTCGATTACTTTTAGAATTGCTTCTACCGTATCCATTGAAGTTAAACAAGGAACACCGTTTTCCACACTCATTCTTCTGATCTGGAATCCGTCTCTTTCTGCCTGCTTACCTTTTGTAGTGGTATTCACAACATACTGAACTTTTCCTTTCTGGATCAGGTCGATAAGATTTACACTTTCTTCTCCTATTTTGTATCCGATCTTGCAAGGGATTCCTTTTTCTTCGAAGAACTTCGCAGTACCTTCCGTAGCCCAGATTCTGAATCCAACTTCATGGAATCTTGCTGCAAGAGCTGCTGCTTCATCTTTATGCTTATCAGCTACTGTGAACAGGATAGATCCGTGCATAGGAACTTTTCTTCCCGCTGCTACCAATCCTTTGTAAAGTGCTTTTTCAAGGGTTGTATCTTTTCCCATAACTTCTCCTGTAGACTTCATTTCAGGGCCTAAAGAGATATCAACTTTCGTTAGTTTTGAGAAAGAGAATACCGGCACTTTTACAAATACTCCTTCTTTGTTTGGAACTAATCCGTTTTCGTAGCCTAAATCTTTCAGTTTTTGTCCCAGAATTGCCTTTGTAGCAAGATTCGCCATTGGAACTTCTGTGATTTTAGATAAGAAAGGAACTGTTCTTGAAGAACGAGGGTTTACTTCGATTACATATACATTTCCTTCGAAAAGAACGTACTGGATATTCATTAATCCGATAACATTCAGTCCTTTTGCCAGTCTCTGCGTATAATCTACCAAAGTATCGATTTCACTCTGAGAGATATTCTGTGGAGGATATACCGCGATTGAGTCTCCGGAGTGAACCCCTGCTCTTTCGATGTGCTCCATAATTCCAGGAATCACTACCGTTTCACCGTCACAGATTGCATCTACTTCAATTTCCTTTCCTACCATGTATTTGTCTACCAATACAGGGTGCTCAGGGCTTGCTTCTACTGCATTTTCCATGTAGTGAGCCAGTTCTGCTTCTGCGTATACAATTTCCATTGCTCTACCTCCAAGAACGTAGCTTGGACGTACCAATACCGGATATCCGATTTCGTTGGCAATTTTTATAGCTTCTTCTTTCGAAGTTGAAGTTCTTCCTTTTGGCTGAGGAATTCCAAGCTCCTGAAGTGCTTTTTCAAACTTATCTCTGTTTTCAGCTCTGTCAAGATCTTCCAGTGAAGTTCCTAAGATCTGTACTCCGTGAGCGGCTAGTTTATCGGCAAGGTTAATCGCTGTCTGCCCTCCGAACTGTACCACTACTCCTTTTGGTTTTTCAAGCTCGATGATGTTCATTACATCTTCTTCTGTAAGCGGTTCGAAGTAAAGTTTATCTGAAATTGAGAAGTCTGTAGAAACTGTCTCAGGGTTGTTGTTGATGATAATCGCTTCGTAACCCATTTCTTTGATTGCCCATACCGAGTGAACGGTTGCGTAATCAAACTCAACACCTTGTCCGATTCTGATAGGTCCTGAACCTAGTACGATGATTTTTTCTTTGTCTGAAACAACACTTTCGTTTTCTTCTTCGTAGGTTCCATAGAAGTAAGGTGTTTCACTTTCAAATTCAGCAGCACAAGTGTCTACCATTTTGTAAACCGGCATGATTCCGTTTTCTTTTCTGAAGTTGAAAACCTCACGCTCTTTTACATCCCAAAGAACAGCGATATTGATGTCTGCGAAACCTAATCTCTTCGCTTCAATCAGGGTTTCTTTATCAAATTTGTTGTCAGCGATTACTTTTTCGAAATCAACCAGTTTTTTTAGTTTCCAGATAAAGAACTTGTCGATTTTACTCCATTCTACAATCTGCTCCCAGTCGTATCCTCTTCTTAAAGCATCTCCGATGATGAATAATCTTTCGTCATCACATACTCTGATTCTTCTTTCGATTTCTTCAGCAGTAAGTGCCTGAGCCTGCTTTGTTTTTAATCCTAAATGTTTGATTCCTGTTTCTAATGAACGGATCGCTTTTTGTAAAGATTCTTCCAGGTTTCTTCCGATCGCCATTACTTCACCAGTTGCTTTCATCTGAGTAGAAAGTCTTCTGTCTGCCGTTTCGAATTTATCGAATGGGAATCTTGGGAATTTCGTTACCACATAGTCAAGAGCCGGCTCAAAACATGCGTATGTTTTTCCTGTTACCGGGTTCATGATTTCATCCAGAGTTAATCCAACTGCGATCTTCGCAGCAATCTTTGCAATCGGGTAACCTGTTGCTTTACTTGCCAATGCTGATGAACGGGAAACTCTAGGGTTTACTTCGATGATATAGTAATCGAATGAATGCGGATCCAAAGCTAACTGTACGTTACATCCACCTTCAATTCCTAATGCTCTGATGATTTTCAGTGAAGCATTTCTCAGTAACTGATATTCTCTGTCTGAAAGCGTCTGAGAAGGTGCTACTACGATTGAATCTCCTGTGTGAACACCTACAGGGTCTATATTTTCCATGTTACAAACCACAATGGCGTTGTCGTTTGCATCACGCATTACTTCGTATTCAATTTCTTTGAAACCTGCGATTGATTTTTCGATAAGACACTGTGTAACCGGGCTGTGTTTTAATCCCAATTCAGCGATTTCTTTCAATTCAGCTTCTGTGGAAGCGATACCACCTCCGGTACCACCCATTGTAAAGGCAGGACGAACAATTACAGGATATCCGATTTCATCTGCGAAAGCAAGCGCTCCTTCTACCGTATTGACAATATCAGATTCCGGTACCGGCTCGTTCAGTTCTCTCATCAGCTCACGGAAAAGGTCTCTGTCTTCTGCTCTGTTGATGGCAGAAAGCTTGGTTCCCAATACTTCCACTTTGCACTCTTCAAGAATTCCTGATTTCTCCAGTTCTACCGCCATATTCAGACCTGTCTGGCCTCCAAGAGTTGGTAATAAAGCATCCGGACGTTCTTTTCTGATGATGTGGCTTACAAACTGTAATGAAATCGGCTCGATATATACTTTATCAGCGATTTCCACATCCGTCATGATCGTTGCAGGGTTTGAGTTGATCAAAATTACCTTGTAGCCTTCTTCTTTCAGAGACAGACAAGCCTGCGTTCCTGCGTAATCAAATTCAGCAGCCTGACCAATGATGATAGGTCCTGAACCGATTACTAAAATTGTTTTTATATCTGTACGTTTTGCCATTTTTCTTTTTTTAGATACAAGATGTTAGATGTCAGATTTCAGACTTCCAACAGGTTGTTTTACTTTTTTAAATTAGATTTGAATGTATAAATCATTCTTTGAATTTCATTTAGATTTGATATTAAACCATTAACATTTTCTGCTTCAAGTAAATTTAATTCTCTAGTTAAAATTAACTGGGTCTGTAACTCAAAGGAGGATGCATTTGCTATTCCAAGAAAATGATAAAATTCTCTATCATTATTTCTTCCTGCACCTTCAGCTATATTTGAAGGAATAGAGATTACAGATCTTTTAAATTTGAGAAATCAAACCAAACTTTTCATCTTTAGGTAACTCTGCACAAATGATATAAACCTGTTTTGCAAGTTCAATAGATTTCTGCCAAAAGACTAATTTTTCAAAATTATGCATGATAAAGTCTGCTATCTGATGTCTAATATCTGAAGTCACTCTTATTTCTTAAAGTCCTCCATCATTTGAATAAACTCATCAAACAGGTAGTTTGCATCTTCAGGACCAGGGCTCGCTTCAGGGTGATACTGAACGGAGAAGCAAGGGTGGATTTTGTGTTTTAATCCTTCGTTTGTTCTGTCATTCAGGGCGATGTGCGTTTCGATAAGGTCTGTCCCTTTTAAACTTTCCTGATCTACCGCATATCCGTGGTTTTGAGAAGTAATGGCTACTGTATTTTTCTCCAGATCCAATACCGGGTGGTTTCCTCCTCTGTGTCCGAATTTCAGTTTGAAAGTTTTGGCTCCACAAGCAAGACCAATTAACTGGTGTCCTAAACAGATTCCGAAGATTGGGACTTTTCCTAATAATCCTCTGATCATGTCTAAAGCATGGGGTACATCTTCAGGGTCACCAGGACCGTTTGACAACATAATTCCGTCCGGATTCATCAACAGGATTTCTTCTGCTGTGGTATCCTGAGAAACCACGATGATGTCACAGTTTCTCTGAGACAGTTCTCTGATAATTCCCAGTTTGGCTCCGAAATCTACCAATACTACTTTGAAACCTCTGTTTGGATTAGCATAAGGTGTTTTTGTAGAAACCTCCTCAACCTGATTGGTAGGGAAAGTTGTTGATTTCAATTCAGAAGCTACTGCCGTTTCGTCAGCATCAGCATTTACAATTTTTCCTTTTACTACTCCATGGTTACGAAGAACTCTTGTCAGTCTTCTGGTGTCGATTCCTGAAATTCCTGAAAGGTTTTTCTTTTTAAATAATTCATCTAAAGTGATCTGAGTACGGAAATTGGAAGGAAGATCGCAAAGTTCTTTTACGATAAGCCCTTTGATTGCCGGCTCGATACTTTCATAATCATCACGGTTAATACCATAATTCCCGATAAGCGGATAGGTCATACAAACTATCTGACCGCAATACGATGGGTCAGAAATCAATTCCTGATACCCTGTCATTCCGGTATTGAAAACTACTTCCCCTGCAGTTTCCAATTCTGCTCCGAAACCTTCTCCATGAAACACTTCACCGGACTCCAGTATTAATTTTTTCTTCATTTTAAACTTTTATCTCTTATTATTTTATTATACGTCATTAACAGGTCGCCCTTACAGGGCTCTTTACCTTTTTACTTTTTACTTTTTACTTTCACCTTGGCTCTTTCACCTTGGCTCTTATTTAAAAGTATACCCTTTGCTTTCCAATGCTCCTTTTAAGATGGCCATTCTTGCGAATACTCCGTTTTGCATTTGCTTGAAAACTCTTGATCTTTCGCATTCCACAAGATCCGAATCTATTTCCACTCCTCTGTTGATGGGAGCCGGATGCATGATGATCGCTTCTTTTTTCATCGCCTTTTCTCTTTCTTTCGTCAGACCATATCTTTTATGGTATTCTGAAGCGGTGAAGCTCATTGCGGAATCATGTCTTTCGTGCTGGATTCTTAATAGCATTAACACATCCACTTCGCCGATCAGTTCATCTACCGACATATAAGTTCCGTTGATCAAAGCTCCTTCGTCAAACCACTGTTCCGGTCCTGAGAAGTATACTTTGGCTCCCAGTCTTCTTAGCGCCTCTGCATTTGAGTTGGCTACACGGCTGTGTTTTACATCTCCTACAATTCCTACTTTCAATCCTTCAAACTTTCCGAATTCCTGATAGATAGTCAGCAAATCCAGCATACATTGTGAAGGGTGGTTTCCTGTTCCGTCTCCTCCGTTGATCACCGGAATGTTAATATTTTTCAGTTCTTCAAAGTATCTGTCTTTCTTATCGCGGATTACTACAAGGTTCACTCCTATACTTTCAATAGTCTTTACAGTGTCATAAAGACTCTCCCCTTTGTTTACCGAACTGTGTGATGCATCAAAAGGAACTACCTGAAGTCCCAGTTTTCTTTCTGCAAGATCAAAACTTGTTTTTGTTCTTGTACTGTCTTCGAAGAAAAGATTTGAGCAAAAAACTTCTCCTTCAATTTTAGCAGTTTTACCGTTTGCAAAAGCCAGTGCTTCTGTCAGTATACTGTTGATTCTCTCGGTGCTTAGTTCTGTAATCGTAAACATATTTCTAATTTTTGGGCATAAAAAAAGCGAAGACAACAATCTTCGCTAATAACAATAAATATCGTAAAGGGCGCTTTCGCCCGGTAAATCTAATGATATAAATGCTTTTTTATTCATTAGGTGCAAAGATACAACAATTTTATGAACTGGCAAAAATTATGTTTAAAATAAATTAAAAACTTCAGTCTTCCCTTATTCTCATTTAAAATTAATATTTTTGTTAACACTCAAATTTATTCTATGGATTTAAAAGACAAAATGATTCTCAGCATTATTCAGGAAGACTCTACATTATCGGTAAAAGAAATTTCCGAAAAGATAGGTCTTACCTTTACTCCTACGTATGAGCGAATCAAACAACTGGAGAAACAGGGGATCATTCAGAAGTATGTGGGACTTTTAAACCGTGAAAAACTGGGTTTAAATATTGTAGTCTATTGTAATGTGCGTCTCAAGGAACAATCCAAGAAAGTTTTGGAAACTTTTGAGAACCATATCGGAAAATATGATGAAGTACAGGAAATCATCAGTCTTTCCGGAGAGTACGACTATATGTTGAAGATTATTGCCAAGGACATCAATTCTTATAACGAATTTGCGGTTAATGTTATTTCAAACATTCCCAATATCGGGCAGTACCACAGTTCCATTGTCCTTCACGAGGTAAAAAAATCTACCAAATTTAAAATTGATCTGGAATAATCCCTTCTATTTTAAACTCATTATTCATTCCTATTTCAATTGCTGAAAATCTTTGATTTTCTTGCGTCTTAAAAGAGTAATATTTATTATACAATTCCTTGCGCCTTTGCGTATACCAACCTTTTCATTTCTACTATTTTGTTAGAAAACGCAAAGACGCAAAAGAAATTTATAAACTTTATGCTGTAAGGCGCAAAGATTTTATCTCCGGTAAAATTTTATACAGCAGATTTAATCTCAATTTCCAACCATAGTCAGTTTAAAGATCAATCATCAAATTCAAAGAGCAGAGTAAAATCCAACCATTAAGATCACTTAAGCAGATAAGATTTAAGATTAAGGCTTCCACAACGAAAAGACAGCAGGCTAAAATAATTTTAGAAATTCTACTGATTTTTGCCTAAGTTTTGATGACCTTAATGGCTTAGATTCTAACCCAATAATTTATTTTTCAGTTTATTGAACTGATATTCTATTTTATCCAGACAAAGATTTCCTATACTTCCCTGATGGGTATGTTCAAGATTTCCGGGTTCAAATTCAAACGTATTGTTTTCAATCTCCTGCCCTACTTTTACATAAGCATCACGGAAAGAGCTTCCGCTTTTCACCTCTTCATTGATCTTTTCCACACTGAAAAGGTATTTGTATTTCTCGTCCTCCAGAATCCCGTCTTTCACCTTAATATTCGGTAAAGTATAGCTTAAGATTTCCAGACATTCCTTTAAAGAATCTATCGCAGGGAAAAGAATTTCTTTTGTCAGCTGTACATCTCTGTGATATCCTGAAGGCAGATTGCTTGTTAAAAGGATCAGTTCGTTTGGAAGTGACTGAATTCTGTTGCATCGTGCACGAACCAGCTCAAAGATATCCGGATTTTTTTTGTGCGGCAT
Encoded here:
- a CDS encoding TonB-dependent siderophore receptor — encoded protein: MKKTIISAALLAVTMLSAQQTDTIKVAEIQSVSLQGTHNYRTKKSESIARLPLENLENPTVYNLVPKEIISEMGAMDFNTAMASAPGVVVSNSVNDSGNDIFMRGFSSNASFRNGLTQNPRVQSEIANIERVEVIKGPSGTLFGGTLANYGGVVNIVTKKPQENFGGIINYTTGSWGMNRITADVNTPLNKEKTALARFNVAAYSQDSFQDAGYNKGLFFSGSVLYKVSDKTTVTLDTEFHAPDKTLNAYVRNSEKLTLHSMKDLEVAYKRAFTSNDIGSKRTNFVTMAEVTHKFNDQWTSRTSYQRGEANESESIFLVLRYLNNNQVERMIRPFDSFKVTTDNIQQNFTGDFKIAGLRNRLVVGIDYFQQTTKYQFPYYEANGYSNVFMPYDKVNLDSSSAWDPISRNKFMNKERKSTESDITRFRTISGYISNVLNITDNLLVMASLRVDSYKNDDMVVNGVEISTKNGYPENKVSGYSQTQFSPKFGLVYEIVKDQISFFANYVNGFKNYAPSLNEVGILTKWDPEQGNQIETGFKVDLFHKKLLTTVSYYNINVKNRLVADPGGIGSIQDGNIKSQGLEIGIIANPFKGWNIVAGYGYNDNKYDDRSKDSGKRIAWTPKHVANLWTSYKIMDGAYEGLGFGAGFNFVDQTYINITNHFLAPSYTTVGATVFYDRKKYRIGLKMNNALNEKYWNFYGQPQKPREILANFAFKF
- the carB gene encoding carbamoyl-phosphate synthase large subunit — translated: MAKRTDIKTILVIGSGPIIIGQAAEFDYAGTQACLSLKEEGYKVILINSNPATIMTDVEIADKVYIEPISLQFVSHIIRKERPDALLPTLGGQTGLNMAVELEKSGILEECKVEVLGTKLSAINRAEDRDLFRELMRELNEPVPESDIVNTVEGALAFADEIGYPVIVRPAFTMGGTGGGIASTEAELKEIAELGLKHSPVTQCLIEKSIAGFKEIEYEVMRDANDNAIVVCNMENIDPVGVHTGDSIVVAPSQTLSDREYQLLRNASLKIIRALGIEGGCNVQLALDPHSFDYYIIEVNPRVSRSSALASKATGYPIAKIAAKIAVGLTLDEIMNPVTGKTYACFEPALDYVVTKFPRFPFDKFETADRRLSTQMKATGEVMAIGRNLEESLQKAIRSLETGIKHLGLKTKQAQALTAEEIERRIRVCDDERLFIIGDALRRGYDWEQIVEWSKIDKFFIWKLKKLVDFEKVIADNKFDKETLIEAKRLGFADINIAVLWDVKEREVFNFRKENGIMPVYKMVDTCAAEFESETPYFYGTYEEENESVVSDKEKIIVLGSGPIRIGQGVEFDYATVHSVWAIKEMGYEAIIINNNPETVSTDFSISDKLYFEPLTEEDVMNIIELEKPKGVVVQFGGQTAINLADKLAAHGVQILGTSLEDLDRAENRDKFEKALQELGIPQPKGRTSTSKEEAIKIANEIGYPVLVRPSYVLGGRAMEIVYAEAELAHYMENAVEASPEHPVLVDKYMVGKEIEVDAICDGETVVIPGIMEHIERAGVHSGDSIAVYPPQNISQSEIDTLVDYTQRLAKGLNVIGLMNIQYVLFEGNVYVIEVNPRSSRTVPFLSKITEVPMANLATKAILGQKLKDLGYENGLVPNKEGVFVKVPVFSFSKLTKVDISLGPEMKSTGEVMGKDTTLEKALYKGLVAAGRKVPMHGSILFTVADKHKDEAAALAARFHEVGFRIWATEGTAKFFEEKGIPCKIGYKIGEESVNLIDLIQKGKVQYVVNTTTKGKQAERDGFQIRRMSVENGVPCLTSMDTVEAILKVIESMSFKMETM
- a CDS encoding carbamoyl phosphate synthase small subunit — translated: MKKKLILESGEVFHGEGFGAELETAGEVVFNTGMTGYQELISDPSYCGQIVCMTYPLIGNYGINRDDYESIEPAIKGLIVKELCDLPSNFRTQITLDELFKKKNLSGISGIDTRRLTRVLRNHGVVKGKIVNADADETAVASELKSTTFPTNQVEEVSTKTPYANPNRGFKVVLVDFGAKLGIIRELSQRNCDIIVVSQDTTAEEILLMNPDGIMLSNGPGDPEDVPHALDMIRGLLGKVPIFGICLGHQLIGLACGAKTFKLKFGHRGGNHPVLDLEKNTVAITSQNHGYAVDQESLKGTDLIETHIALNDRTNEGLKHKIHPCFSVQYHPEASPGPEDANYLFDEFIQMMEDFKK
- a CDS encoding aspartate carbamoyltransferase catalytic subunit, with protein sequence MFTITELSTERINSILTEALAFANGKTAKIEGEVFCSNLFFEDSTRTKTSFDLAERKLGLQVVPFDASHSSVNKGESLYDTVKTIESIGVNLVVIRDKKDRYFEELKNINIPVINGGDGTGNHPSQCMLDLLTIYQEFGKFEGLKVGIVGDVKHSRVANSNAEALRRLGAKVYFSGPEQWFDEGALINGTYMSVDELIGEVDVLMLLRIQHERHDSAMSFTASEYHKRYGLTKEREKAMKKEAIIMHPAPINRGVEIDSDLVECERSRVFKQMQNGVFARMAILKGALESKGYTFK
- a CDS encoding Lrp/AsnC family transcriptional regulator, coding for MDLKDKMILSIIQEDSTLSVKEISEKIGLTFTPTYERIKQLEKQGIIQKYVGLLNREKLGLNIVVYCNVRLKEQSKKVLETFENHIGKYDEVQEIISLSGEYDYMLKIIAKDINSYNEFAVNVISNIPNIGQYHSSIVLHEVKKSTKFKIDLE